The following are from one region of the Nocardioides marmotae genome:
- a CDS encoding fatty acyl-CoA synthetase has product MPETPTSAPATDRTADHATDVRTARGNGLGDVLRRSAARHPGKPAIVDGATTLTYRELDAMVDAVAWSLERDGIGVGDRVALLSRNSWQFAALAWGAARRGAVLVPVNFMLTAPEVAFLLGDAEVSLAFAQDAFAGVMGEALETAGLADAAPLVTIGEGAGEARSFDRWLEDAPAGWEAPYVDDDAPVRIMYTSGTESRPKGAMLSSRSLVAEYTSCIVDGGMSADDVDLHTLPLYHCAQLDCFLGPDLMLGATSIILPAPDPAAVLAAIAEHGVTKYFAPPTVWISLLRSPDLDRTDTSSLRKGYYGASPMPVEVLRELLERLPGVDLWNFYGQTEIAPVATILPPHEQLEAAGSAGRPVLNVETRVVDDEGRPVPVGEVGEIVHRTPQATLGYWRNPEKTAEAFRGGWFHSGDLGILDEHGRLSVVDRKKDMIKSGGENVASREVEEALYLHPDVSEVAVFGIADPKWIEAVVAAVVLKDGSTATAADLVEHCRARLAAYKCPKRIELREALPKNPSGKILKRVLREEITG; this is encoded by the coding sequence GTGCCCGAGACCCCCACCAGCGCCCCCGCTACCGACCGCACCGCCGACCACGCGACCGACGTGCGCACCGCCCGCGGCAACGGCCTCGGCGACGTGCTGCGCCGCAGCGCGGCCCGCCACCCCGGCAAGCCGGCGATCGTGGACGGGGCGACGACGCTGACCTACCGCGAGCTCGACGCGATGGTCGACGCGGTCGCCTGGTCGCTGGAGCGCGACGGCATCGGGGTGGGAGACCGGGTCGCGCTGCTGAGCCGCAACAGCTGGCAGTTCGCGGCGCTGGCCTGGGGCGCCGCCCGCCGCGGAGCCGTGCTGGTGCCGGTCAACTTCATGCTGACCGCCCCCGAGGTCGCCTTCCTCCTCGGCGACGCCGAGGTCTCGCTCGCCTTCGCCCAGGACGCCTTCGCGGGCGTGATGGGCGAGGCGCTGGAGACCGCCGGCCTGGCCGACGCGGCGCCGCTGGTGACCATCGGCGAGGGGGCCGGCGAGGCCCGCTCCTTCGACCGGTGGCTCGAGGATGCGCCGGCCGGGTGGGAGGCGCCGTACGTCGACGACGACGCGCCGGTGCGGATCATGTACACCTCCGGCACCGAGTCGCGGCCCAAGGGCGCGATGCTCTCCAGCCGCTCGCTGGTCGCGGAGTACACCAGCTGCATCGTGGACGGCGGCATGTCCGCCGACGACGTCGACCTGCACACGCTGCCGCTCTACCACTGCGCGCAGCTGGACTGCTTCCTCGGCCCGGACCTGATGCTCGGCGCGACGAGCATCATCCTGCCCGCGCCCGACCCGGCCGCGGTGCTGGCCGCGATCGCCGAGCACGGCGTGACGAAGTACTTCGCGCCGCCGACGGTGTGGATCTCGCTGCTGCGCAGCCCCGACCTCGACCGCACCGACACCTCCTCGCTGCGCAAGGGCTACTACGGCGCCTCGCCGATGCCTGTCGAGGTGCTCCGCGAGCTGCTCGAGCGGCTGCCCGGCGTCGACCTGTGGAACTTCTACGGCCAGACCGAGATCGCCCCCGTCGCCACGATCCTGCCGCCGCACGAGCAGCTCGAGGCGGCCGGCTCGGCCGGGCGGCCGGTGCTCAACGTGGAGACCCGCGTCGTCGACGACGAGGGCCGCCCGGTGCCGGTCGGGGAGGTGGGCGAGATCGTGCACCGCACCCCGCAGGCGACCCTGGGCTACTGGCGCAACCCGGAGAAGACGGCCGAGGCGTTCCGCGGCGGCTGGTTCCACTCCGGCGACCTCGGCATCCTCGACGAGCACGGCCGGCTGAGCGTGGTGGACCGCAAGAAGGACATGATCAAGAGCGGCGGGGAGAACGTCGCGAGCCGCGAGGTCGAGGAGGCGCTCTACCTCCACCCCGACGTCTCGGAGGTCGCGGTCTTCGGGATCGCGGACCCGAAGTGGATCGAGGCCGTCGTGGCCGCGGTGGTGCTCAAGGACGGCTCGACCGCCACCGCCGCGGACCTCGTCGAGCACTGCCGCGCCCGGCTGGCGGCGTACAAGTGCCCCAAGCGGATCGAGCTGCGCGAGGCGCTGCCGAAGAACCCCAGCGGCAAGATCCTCAAGCGGGTGCTGCGCGAGGAGATCACCGGCTGA
- a CDS encoding YihY/virulence factor BrkB family protein, whose amino-acid sequence MDAWQRRHPVVAFPLAVVYKFFDDQGVYLAVLITYYAFVAVVPLLLLATSVLGFVLQADAELQARILDSAIANFPVVGDQLGRPEGLQGSVAAIVIGGLAAVYGSLGLGTALQNAVNITWAVPRNSRPNPFLVRLRSLVLLATGGLALVALTVLAALNQVLASRLGGSALVQWGLTLALIGLVAAILTVLLWVSGGRRQPVHTAVPGAVLTAVLWHALQMVSASVAQQAANQASSMNQTFGLVLGLLAVTYLAATSAVLGMEVNVVVHRRLWPRALLTPFTDAVALTDADRRAYAGYARAQRHKGFEVVEVRFKDLLEEDPDAPEDGSDDAPEDRADGGSVR is encoded by the coding sequence GTGGACGCCTGGCAGCGCCGGCACCCGGTCGTCGCGTTCCCGCTGGCGGTGGTCTACAAGTTCTTCGACGACCAGGGCGTCTACCTCGCCGTCCTCATCACCTACTACGCCTTCGTCGCGGTGGTGCCGTTGCTGCTGCTCGCGACCTCGGTGCTGGGCTTCGTGCTCCAGGCCGACGCCGAGCTGCAGGCGCGGATCCTCGACTCGGCGATCGCGAACTTCCCCGTCGTGGGCGACCAGCTCGGGCGGCCCGAGGGACTCCAGGGCTCGGTGGCCGCGATCGTGATCGGTGGCCTGGCGGCCGTCTACGGCTCCCTGGGTCTGGGCACGGCGCTGCAGAACGCCGTCAACATCACCTGGGCGGTGCCGCGCAACAGCCGCCCGAACCCCTTCCTCGTCCGCCTGCGCAGCCTCGTCCTGCTGGCGACCGGCGGTCTGGCGCTGGTGGCCCTGACGGTCCTGGCCGCGCTCAACCAGGTCCTCGCCTCCCGTCTCGGCGGCTCGGCGCTGGTGCAGTGGGGACTCACGCTGGCGCTGATCGGCCTCGTCGCCGCCATCCTCACCGTCCTGCTGTGGGTCAGCGGCGGCCGACGCCAGCCGGTCCACACCGCGGTGCCGGGCGCGGTGCTGACCGCCGTGCTGTGGCACGCCCTGCAGATGGTCAGCGCCTCGGTGGCCCAGCAGGCCGCGAACCAGGCCTCGTCGATGAACCAGACCTTCGGCCTGGTGCTCGGCCTGCTCGCGGTCACCTACCTCGCCGCGACGTCCGCCGTGCTCGGCATGGAGGTCAACGTCGTGGTGCACCGCCGGCTGTGGCCGCGCGCGCTGCTGACCCCCTTCACCGACGCCGTCGCCCTCACCGACGCCGATCGGCGGGCGTACGCCGGCTACGCGCGCGCCCAGCGGCACAAGGGCTTCGAGGTCGTCGAGGTGAGGTTCAAGGACCTCCTGGAGGAGGACCCGGACGCCCCGGAGGACGGCTCGGACGACGCCCCGGAGGACCGAGCGGACGGCGGGTCGGTGCGGTAG
- a CDS encoding SRPBCC family protein, whose product MSTTPNVPYRLEFSVEVPGTPEQVWQAIATAQGMSAWFTPTEMEEREGGSLHFSMGPEMGSDGQVTAWEPPRRLVYEEDWAALMGKEPDALSPLTSEFLVEAQSGGTCVVRVTSSGFGTGAAWEPEFWDTMAPGWMPFFDNLRLYLAHFPGQEATHLEATASHDGAADALWSALHDALDLGAKGATVEVRGATGTVERVGDRQMLVRLTAPVPGMLSLYTWDDADGRATAGVRAYLFSADAADYVRREEPAWRAWLEGLSVPA is encoded by the coding sequence ATGAGCACCACCCCGAACGTCCCGTACCGCCTGGAGTTCAGCGTCGAGGTCCCCGGCACCCCGGAGCAGGTCTGGCAGGCCATCGCCACCGCCCAGGGCATGAGCGCCTGGTTCACCCCGACCGAGATGGAGGAGCGCGAGGGCGGGTCCCTGCACTTCTCCATGGGCCCCGAGATGGGCTCGGACGGCCAGGTCACCGCCTGGGAGCCGCCCCGCCGCCTGGTCTACGAGGAGGACTGGGCCGCCCTGATGGGCAAGGAGCCGGACGCGCTCAGCCCGCTGACCTCGGAGTTCCTCGTCGAGGCGCAGTCCGGCGGGACCTGCGTCGTCCGCGTCACCAGCAGCGGCTTCGGGACCGGCGCCGCCTGGGAGCCGGAGTTCTGGGACACCATGGCCCCCGGCTGGATGCCGTTCTTCGACAACCTGCGCCTCTACCTCGCCCACTTCCCCGGCCAGGAGGCCACGCACCTGGAGGCCACCGCCTCCCACGACGGCGCGGCGGACGCGCTCTGGTCGGCCCTGCACGACGCGCTCGACCTGGGCGCGAAGGGCGCCACGGTCGAGGTGCGCGGCGCCACCGGCACGGTCGAGCGCGTCGGCGACCGGCAGATGCTGGTCCGGCTGACCGCGCCGGTGCCGGGGATGCTCAGCCTGTACACCTGGGACGACGCCGACGGCCGGGCCACGGCGGGCGTCCGGGCCTACCTGTTCTCCGCGGACGCGGCGGACTACGTACGCCGCGAGGAGCCGGCCTGGCGGGCCTGGCTCGAGGGCCTCTCGGTCCCGGCCTGA
- a CDS encoding ArsR/SmtB family transcription factor: protein MRDVEVIEDPEAATAALDPVRARLLGELAVPASAAGLAARVGITRQKVNYHLKALEAHGLVEPAGERRHGGITERVLQASAASYVVSPAAVSASAADPDANADHLSAGYLVALAGRLVREVGALARRAGASGKRLPTLTIDTEIGFRSAADRAAFADDLTAAVLDLAARYHHDDGRPHRLLIAAHPLPDEEKS from the coding sequence ATGAGAGACGTCGAGGTCATCGAGGATCCGGAGGCGGCCACCGCCGCGCTGGACCCGGTCCGGGCCCGGTTGCTCGGCGAGCTCGCCGTCCCGGCCTCCGCCGCAGGGCTCGCCGCCCGGGTCGGCATCACGCGCCAGAAGGTCAACTACCACCTCAAGGCGCTCGAGGCGCACGGACTGGTGGAGCCGGCCGGCGAGCGCCGGCACGGCGGCATCACCGAGCGGGTGCTGCAGGCGTCCGCGGCGTCGTACGTCGTCTCGCCGGCGGCCGTCAGCGCGTCCGCGGCCGACCCGGACGCCAACGCCGACCACCTGTCGGCCGGCTACCTCGTCGCGCTGGCCGGTCGGCTGGTGCGCGAGGTCGGCGCCCTGGCCCGCCGGGCCGGCGCGTCCGGCAAGCGCTTGCCGACCCTGACCATCGACACCGAGATCGGCTTCCGATCGGCCGCCGACCGAGCCGCCTTCGCCGATGACCTGACCGCTGCGGTGCTCGACCTGGCCGCCCGCTACCACCACGACGACGGGCGGCCGCACCGGCTCCTCATCGCCGCCCACCCCCTTCCTGATGAGGAGAAGTCATGA
- a CDS encoding Crp/Fnr family transcriptional regulator, producing MVLVIERFHSARPAPSAPGHLLDLDDPVLREVLAAFETRRLDPNERLFEQGEPGRSLCLVQEGSLKLTRTTAAGRANLLAVLGPGDTVGEMSLLDGNERHGTVTALAPSVVLELSQARFDRWLLEQPAAAPLLLQHLSRRLRTSNDVIADLVFADVPTRVARLVLKLADQLGARDERDIVVVEHQLTQEELAQLVGAARETVNKALSNFARRGWLELGRRSLTVLDVDRLRRFAL from the coding sequence ATGGTCCTCGTGATTGAAAGGTTTCATAGCGCGCGACCCGCACCCTCCGCCCCCGGCCACCTGCTCGACCTGGACGACCCGGTGCTCCGCGAGGTGCTGGCCGCGTTCGAGACCCGCCGGCTCGACCCGAACGAGCGGCTCTTCGAGCAGGGCGAGCCGGGCCGCAGCCTGTGCCTGGTCCAGGAGGGCAGCCTCAAGCTGACCCGCACCACGGCCGCCGGCCGGGCGAACCTGCTCGCGGTGCTCGGCCCCGGCGACACCGTGGGCGAGATGTCGCTGCTCGACGGCAACGAGCGGCACGGCACCGTCACTGCGCTCGCACCCTCGGTGGTGCTCGAGCTGTCCCAGGCCCGCTTCGACCGCTGGCTCCTCGAGCAGCCGGCCGCCGCCCCGCTCCTCCTCCAGCACCTCAGCCGGCGGCTGCGCACCTCCAACGACGTCATCGCTGACCTCGTCTTCGCCGACGTGCCGACCCGGGTGGCCCGCCTGGTCCTGAAGCTGGCCGACCAGCTCGGCGCCCGGGACGAGCGGGACATCGTGGTCGTCGAGCACCAGCTCACCCAGGAGGAGCTCGCCCAGCTCGTCGGCGCCGCCCGCGAGACCGTCAACAAGGCGCTCTCGAACTTCGCCCGCCGCGGCTGGCTCGAGCTCGGCCGCCGCTCGCTCACCGTCCTCGACGTCGACCGCCTGCGGCGCTTCGCCCTCTGA